The following are from one region of the Nostoc cf. commune SO-36 genome:
- a CDS encoding anhydro-N-acetylmuramic acid kinase produces MHPTEQAAVPTRVIGLISGTSVDGIDAVLVEISGTELDLKIELLAGATYPYPAELREKILAVGAGVAISMAELAEIDDAIAIVFAQAAQKIQIGHQPATLIGSHGQTVYHRPPAGVGKAGEQGKKEREILTPYSAEAKRFTIPNTNPLGYSLQLGRGALITYLTGITTVSNFRVADIAIGGHGAPLVPRVDAYLLSHPQEGRCIQNIGGIGNVAYIPPQHGDWLSKIRAWDTGPGNSLLDLAVEHLSAGAKTYDEDGNWAASGTPCDPLVEQWLNQEYFHLPPPKSTGRELFGVAYLHQCLKDAQAYQLNAADLLATLTELTAASIVHSYRTFLPEMPQRVLLCGGGSRNLYLKRRLQLLLTSIPVWTTDEVGLSADFKEAIAFAVLAYWRNLGIPGNLPIATGASQEVLLGEIYQI; encoded by the coding sequence ATGCATCCGACTGAACAAGCTGCTGTCCCTACTCGCGTTATCGGTTTAATTAGTGGCACATCCGTAGATGGCATAGACGCTGTGTTGGTAGAGATTTCTGGTACAGAATTGGATCTCAAAATTGAGTTGCTAGCGGGGGCAACATATCCCTATCCAGCCGAACTCAGGGAAAAAATATTGGCAGTTGGTGCAGGCGTTGCCATCTCAATGGCAGAATTGGCAGAAATAGATGATGCGATCGCTATTGTCTTTGCCCAAGCTGCCCAAAAGATTCAAATTGGTCATCAGCCAGCCACTCTTATTGGCTCCCACGGTCAGACGGTTTATCATCGACCACCTGCGGGAGTAGGGAAAGCAGGGGAGCAGGGGAAGAAAGAGAGAGAAATCCTCACGCCTTACTCAGCAGAAGCTAAACGCTTTACTATCCCTAACACTAATCCCTTGGGTTACAGTCTTCAACTAGGGCGCGGTGCATTAATTACTTATCTTACGGGTATTACAACTGTGAGCAACTTTCGTGTTGCTGATATTGCTATTGGCGGTCATGGTGCGCCTCTTGTACCCAGAGTAGATGCCTATTTACTTAGCCATCCCCAGGAGGGGCGTTGTATTCAAAATATTGGTGGGATTGGTAATGTTGCTTATATTCCACCTCAACATGGCGACTGGCTTTCAAAAATTCGTGCTTGGGATACTGGCCCAGGAAATAGTCTGTTGGATCTGGCGGTGGAGCATTTGAGCGCTGGTGCTAAAACTTACGATGAAGATGGCAATTGGGCAGCAAGTGGTACTCCTTGCGATCCTTTAGTAGAACAATGGCTCAACCAAGAATATTTTCATTTGCCACCACCCAAATCCACTGGTCGAGAGTTATTTGGTGTGGCTTACCTGCATCAGTGTTTAAAAGATGCCCAAGCATACCAACTCAACGCTGCCGACTTATTGGCAACTCTCACAGAACTTACAGCTGCTTCAATTGTTCATAGTTACCGCACTTTTTTGCCGGAAATGCCACAACGGGTATTATTATGTGGCGGTGGTAGTCGCAATCTCTATTTGAAACGTCGATTACAGTTGTTGTTAACATCAATACCTGTCTGGACTACAGATGAAGTCGGCTTGAGTGCAGATTTTAAAGAAGCGATCGCTTTCGCTGTTTTAGCCTACTGGCGAAATTTGGGCATTCCTGGCAACCTACCTATTGCTACTGGGGCATCTCAAGAAGTGCTTTTAGGGGAAATTTACCAAATTTAG
- a CDS encoding folate/biopterin family MFS transporter translates to MVLQSFGLSKVKDSLTQKIFLGNEPNAELIAILTVYFVQGILGLSRLAVSFFLKDELLLSPVEVSALLGIVFLPWMIKPVFGFISDGLPIFGYRRRPYLILSGILGTASWASLATIVHTSWAATLAIALGSLSVAMSDVIVDSLVVERVRGESQAKAGSLQSLCWGASAIGGLITAYFSGLLLQYFTTRTVFAITALFPLIVSGVAWLISESPVSKNAQDSNQTNSLPIKHQLGQLRQAISQKRIWLPTLFVFIWQATPNADSAFFYFSTNELHFEPEFLGRVHLVTSFASLAGVWIFQRFLKSIPFRVIFAWSTVLSSVLGMTMLLLVTHTNRRLGIDDHWFSLGDSLILTVMGKIAFMQVMVLAARLCPSGVEATLFALLMSVFNSASTVSHAFGALITYWLGITATNFESLWLLVLITNLSTLLPLPFINWLPAAEEQTETSKDGEQAFIPELMS, encoded by the coding sequence ATGGTGCTTCAATCATTTGGCTTGTCCAAGGTCAAAGACTCATTAACACAAAAAATCTTCTTGGGTAATGAACCCAATGCAGAGTTAATTGCAATTCTCACCGTTTATTTTGTCCAAGGAATTTTAGGGCTATCACGTCTAGCTGTTAGCTTTTTCCTTAAAGATGAACTGCTGCTGAGTCCTGTTGAGGTGTCGGCGTTATTGGGAATTGTCTTTCTACCTTGGATGATCAAGCCAGTGTTTGGTTTTATCTCTGATGGTTTGCCTATATTTGGCTATCGTCGCCGTCCCTACTTGATTTTATCCGGGATACTGGGAACTGCTTCTTGGGCGAGTCTGGCCACAATAGTTCATACTAGCTGGGCAGCAACCTTAGCGATCGCTCTGGGTTCTCTGTCTGTCGCCATGAGTGATGTCATAGTTGACTCGCTGGTTGTGGAACGAGTCAGAGGCGAATCCCAAGCAAAAGCGGGTTCACTACAATCTCTGTGTTGGGGTGCTTCTGCGATCGGAGGTTTAATAACAGCATATTTTAGTGGTCTGCTGCTCCAATACTTTACTACCCGTACCGTCTTTGCAATTACTGCCTTATTTCCTCTCATCGTCTCAGGTGTAGCTTGGTTAATTTCTGAGTCCCCCGTTAGCAAAAATGCTCAAGATAGTAATCAGACCAACTCTTTACCAATCAAACATCAACTGGGGCAGCTACGCCAAGCCATCAGCCAAAAAAGAATTTGGCTACCAACGCTGTTTGTCTTCATCTGGCAAGCTACCCCAAATGCTGACTCAGCCTTTTTCTACTTCTCTACCAACGAACTACACTTTGAACCCGAATTTTTGGGGCGCGTACACTTAGTGACAAGTTTCGCCTCTTTAGCAGGTGTTTGGATTTTTCAACGTTTCCTCAAAAGCATCCCTTTTCGCGTGATTTTTGCTTGGAGTACAGTCCTTTCGTCAGTTTTAGGAATGACGATGCTGTTGTTAGTAACTCACACAAACAGGCGGTTAGGTATAGATGACCACTGGTTTAGTTTGGGTGATAGCCTGATTCTCACTGTGATGGGGAAAATTGCCTTTATGCAAGTGATGGTTCTAGCTGCAAGGCTTTGTCCTTCTGGTGTGGAAGCAACATTATTTGCCTTGTTAATGTCGGTGTTTAATTCAGCATCAACGGTTTCCCATGCATTTGGGGCATTAATCACCTATTGGCTGGGGATCACCGCAACGAACTTTGAATCACTTTGGCTATTGGTGCTAATTACTAATCTCAGCACATTGTTACCTCTACCATTTATCAATTGGCTACCTGCTGCTGAAGAACAAACTGAGACATCGAAAGATGGGGAACAAGCGTTTATACCAGAGTTGATGTCTTAG
- a CDS encoding carotenoid oxygenase family protein: MHFKSQESLVAEKSYTREDWQGGYQSLTQEFDYWIDDIEGQIPIELQGTLFRNGPGLLDVNDQPLHHPFDGDGMISKITFTNGRAHFRNRFVGTTGYLAEQKAGKILYRGTFGTQKPGGWLANIFDFNLKNIANTNVIYWGGKLLALWEAAEAYRLDPHTLETLGNEYFNGALSAGEAFAAHPRVEKTCDQDGGAPCLVNFSIKPGLSTTITIFELNPAGEIVRQHAHSVPGFCFIHDFVITPNYCIFFQNPVTFNPIPFALGIRAAGECIKFQPHQPTQILVIPRFPKEGQLEIKFLETHSGFVFHHVNAFEVEEEVLIDSICYQHLPEVEPESDFRQTDFEALSPGQLWRFYLNLKDGTVRRELIESRCCEFPSIHPANVGHSYRYLYIGAAHAESGNAPLQALLKIDLESGERQLWSAAPRGFVGEPIFVPRPGSEKEDDGWVLALVYDAAHHRSDLVILDASDLSKGVIARLHLKHHIPYGLHGSFTSEVFGEI, translated from the coding sequence ATGCATTTTAAAAGTCAGGAGAGCTTAGTTGCAGAAAAATCCTACACTCGTGAAGATTGGCAAGGAGGATATCAATCTCTTACCCAAGAGTTTGATTATTGGATTGATGATATAGAAGGGCAAATTCCCATAGAGTTACAAGGTACGCTGTTTAGAAATGGCCCCGGTTTGCTGGATGTGAATGACCAACCTCTTCATCACCCATTTGATGGGGATGGGATGATTAGCAAAATTACCTTTACCAATGGTCGTGCCCATTTTCGCAACCGCTTTGTCGGCACAACTGGCTATTTGGCAGAGCAAAAGGCGGGAAAAATTCTCTATCGCGGTACTTTTGGTACTCAAAAACCTGGCGGTTGGCTAGCGAATATTTTTGACTTCAACCTTAAAAATATTGCCAATACAAATGTCATATATTGGGGCGGTAAACTGCTAGCACTGTGGGAAGCGGCTGAAGCATATCGCCTCGATCCTCATACTCTAGAAACATTAGGGAATGAATATTTTAATGGTGCTTTGTCAGCAGGTGAAGCTTTCGCTGCACATCCCCGTGTGGAAAAGACTTGTGATCAAGATGGGGGCGCACCTTGCTTGGTAAACTTCTCAATTAAGCCAGGATTATCTACCACAATTACTATTTTTGAGCTAAACCCAGCAGGTGAAATTGTCAGACAGCACGCTCATAGTGTTCCTGGTTTCTGTTTCATTCACGATTTTGTTATTACTCCTAATTACTGCATCTTCTTTCAAAATCCTGTCACCTTCAATCCCATACCTTTCGCTTTGGGAATACGCGCAGCAGGAGAATGTATCAAATTTCAGCCACATCAGCCAACTCAAATTCTAGTTATTCCCCGCTTCCCCAAAGAAGGGCAACTCGAGATAAAATTTCTGGAAACTCACTCTGGTTTTGTCTTCCACCATGTTAATGCTTTTGAGGTAGAAGAGGAAGTTTTGATTGACTCCATTTGTTACCAACATTTACCAGAAGTGGAACCAGAAAGCGATTTTCGACAAACTGATTTTGAGGCACTTTCACCTGGGCAACTGTGGCGATTTTATCTGAATCTAAAGGATGGGACAGTCCGGCGGGAATTGATTGAGAGCCGATGTTGTGAATTTCCCAGCATACATCCGGCGAATGTGGGGCACTCTTATCGATATCTATATATAGGTGCGGCTCATGCGGAGAGTGGTAATGCTCCCTTACAAGCATTGCTGAAAATTGATTTAGAGTCTGGAGAAAGACAACTTTGGAGTGCTGCACCCCGTGGTTTTGTCGGTGAACCGATTTTTGTCCCGCGCCCAGGTTCGGAAAAGGAAGATGATGGTTGGGTATTAGCTTTAGTTTATGATGCTGCCCATCACCGCTCAGATTTGGTAATTTTAGATGCTAGTGATTTATCTAAGGGAGTAATTGCACGGCTACATCTTAAGCATCATATCCCCTATGGTCTGCATGGAAGCTTTACTTCTGAGGTTTTTGGGGAAATTTGA
- the kdpC gene encoding K(+)-transporting ATPase subunit C, producing MAIIRETIRAIFITLMLWLLTAIIYPLIILVVGQVFLPYQANGSIMLNLNNQPIGSALIGQLFTSEQYFHPRTSTVRYSQGKKAKPTGISGASNLAASNPELLKRILEQANELRDENLQPIADIIYTSASGLDPHISLRAARQQLTRIAGARGVKEDEILPLINKYTDGRFLWTFGEPGVNVLRLNYALDLQDFNRQQNQ from the coding sequence ATGGCTATTATTCGAGAAACCATCAGAGCAATTTTCATAACTCTAATGCTTTGGTTGTTGACTGCAATTATCTATCCTTTGATAATCCTTGTAGTGGGTCAAGTGTTTTTACCCTATCAAGCTAACGGCAGCATCATGCTGAATCTAAATAATCAACCAATTGGTTCGGCTTTGATTGGTCAGCTGTTCACATCTGAGCAATATTTCCATCCTCGTACCAGCACTGTTAGATATAGCCAAGGGAAAAAAGCCAAGCCAACTGGCATATCTGGAGCCAGCAATCTCGCTGCTAGCAATCCAGAGCTACTAAAGCGGATTTTAGAACAGGCAAATGAATTGCGAGACGAAAATCTTCAACCGATCGCCGATATAATTTATACTTCTGCTTCCGGTTTAGATCCGCATATTTCCTTGAGAGCAGCACGGCAACAATTGACGCGAATTGCTGGTGCGCGGGGAGTAAAAGAAGATGAGATCCTACCTTTAATTAATAAGTATACTGATGGCAGATTTTTATGGACTTTTGGTGAGCCTGGGGTCAATGTTCTCCGATTGAATTATGCTCTTGACTTGCAAGATTTTAATCGCCAGCAAAATCAGTAA
- the kdpB gene encoding potassium-transporting ATPase subunit KdpB: MNSVATNSKARRPNFRSGDRRQVRKKARASNKWLYLRAIRDAFVKLTPKYAIKNPVMFVVWVGTIILLLLTIDPNLFGPTLQKNPQLFNGLLSGILFFTVWFANFAEAMAEGRGKAQADALRATKSEMIAKKLAADGTLSEVSSTSLKQGDTIYVVAGDIIPADGEVIMGVASVDESAITGESAPVLKESGSDVASSVTGGTRIISDELIIHITNDPGKGFIDRMIALLEGAERSKTPNEIALTVLLAVLSLVFLLVVVTLPALAYYVNSPVSIPILIALLVALIPTTIGGLLSTIGIAGMDRVAQFNVIATSGRAVEACGDVNTLVLDKTGTITLGNRLAEELIPINGHSMSEIANVAWAASVFDNTPEGKSIIRLAEKLGARFDFDFNQAEGVDFSAETRMSGTNLPGGYEARKGAVEAIEAFVRSRNGRDTPELDAVYEQVSRLGGTPLAVSLDNEIYGIVYLKDIVKPGIRDRFEQLRRMGVRTIMLTGDNRITTSVIAQEAGVDDFIAEATPEDKINVIKKEQAAGKLVAMTGDGTNDALALAQANVSVAMNTGTQAAKEAANMVDLDSDPTKLIDIISIGKQLLITRGALTTFSIANDIAKYFAIIPVIFVAANLQSLNIMNLTSSKSAVLSALIYNALIIPALIPLALKGIRFRPLTANQLLQRNILIYGLGGVIAPFIAIKLIDILITVVGLA, translated from the coding sequence ATGAATTCAGTGGCAACTAACTCCAAAGCTAGACGCCCAAATTTTCGTTCTGGCGATCGCCGCCAAGTACGTAAAAAGGCCAGGGCAAGTAATAAATGGCTGTACTTAAGGGCAATTAGAGATGCTTTTGTCAAGCTAACCCCTAAGTATGCAATCAAAAATCCAGTAATGTTTGTGGTTTGGGTGGGGACAATCATTCTCCTATTGCTAACAATTGATCCCAACCTATTTGGGCCAACCCTCCAAAAGAACCCGCAACTTTTCAACGGTTTATTGTCGGGGATTTTATTCTTTACAGTTTGGTTCGCCAATTTTGCCGAAGCAATGGCAGAAGGACGGGGTAAAGCTCAAGCCGATGCCTTGCGAGCAACCAAATCAGAGATGATCGCCAAAAAACTTGCTGCCGATGGCACACTGAGTGAAGTTTCATCCACTAGCCTCAAACAGGGCGATACCATCTACGTTGTTGCTGGCGATATCATCCCCGCCGATGGTGAAGTAATCATGGGTGTCGCCTCGGTGGATGAATCGGCAATTACTGGGGAATCCGCACCAGTATTAAAAGAATCAGGCTCCGACGTTGCTAGTTCCGTTACTGGTGGGACGCGGATTATCTCAGATGAATTAATTATCCACATCACTAATGACCCCGGCAAAGGCTTTATTGACCGGATGATTGCCTTGCTAGAAGGGGCAGAACGCAGTAAAACACCCAATGAAATTGCCCTGACAGTATTGTTGGCAGTTCTCAGCTTAGTGTTTTTGTTAGTCGTGGTAACTCTGCCCGCACTTGCCTATTATGTCAACAGTCCAGTCAGCATCCCAATTTTGATTGCTCTATTAGTGGCATTAATTCCTACAACCATTGGCGGCTTACTAAGTACCATCGGCATTGCTGGGATGGATCGAGTTGCCCAATTTAACGTTATTGCTACCTCAGGACGAGCAGTCGAAGCCTGTGGTGATGTCAACACTTTAGTTCTCGACAAGACAGGTACAATTACCCTCGGCAACCGTTTGGCGGAAGAATTGATTCCCATCAACGGTCATTCAATGTCAGAAATTGCTAATGTTGCCTGGGCAGCCAGTGTCTTTGACAATACACCAGAAGGTAAATCCATTATCCGATTGGCAGAAAAGTTAGGCGCAAGGTTTGATTTTGACTTCAACCAAGCAGAAGGAGTTGATTTTTCTGCCGAAACACGAATGAGTGGTACTAACTTACCTGGTGGGTATGAGGCTAGAAAGGGAGCAGTAGAAGCCATTGAAGCATTTGTTCGTTCCCGTAACGGACGCGATACACCAGAATTAGATGCTGTGTACGAACAAGTTTCTCGCCTGGGAGGTACACCCTTAGCAGTCAGCCTAGATAACGAAATCTATGGGATTGTTTATCTCAAAGATATAGTTAAACCTGGTATCCGCGATCGCTTTGAGCAACTGCGACGGATGGGAGTGCGTACCATCATGCTAACTGGAGACAATCGAATTACAACTTCTGTTATTGCCCAAGAAGCAGGCGTTGATGACTTCATTGCCGAAGCTACACCAGAAGATAAAATCAACGTCATCAAAAAGGAACAAGCAGCAGGCAAACTAGTTGCCATGACTGGAGATGGAACTAATGATGCTCTCGCATTAGCCCAAGCCAATGTCAGCGTTGCGATGAATACAGGAACGCAAGCTGCAAAAGAAGCTGCCAACATGGTTGATTTAGACTCCGATCCCACAAAGCTGATCGATATCATTAGCATTGGTAAACAATTGTTGATTACTCGCGGGGCATTAACAACATTTTCCATCGCTAATGATATTGCTAAATACTTTGCAATTATCCCAGTGATATTTGTCGCTGCTAACCTGCAAAGCTTGAATATTATGAATTTAACTAGCTCTAAATCTGCTGTGCTATCAGCGCTGATTTATAATGCTTTAATTATTCCCGCTTTGATTCCTTTGGCATTGAAAGGTATACGGTTTAGACCGCTAACAGCTAATCAGCTACTCCAACGTAATATTTTAATTTATGGCTTAGGTGGGGTGATTGCGCCGTTTATTGCCATTAAGTTGATAGATATACTGATTACAGTTGTGGGTTTGGCTTAA
- the kdpA gene encoding potassium-transporting ATPase subunit KdpA, with amino-acid sequence MGQGFLQIGLTLCIVIAITPLLGKYIARVFLGERTLLDFLMNPIERSMFVLAGVRRKDDMTGWQYIRAVLFSNILMGISVYLLIYFQRLLPWNPNGFGAPRWDVLLHTTISFVTNTDQQHYAGETTLSYFSQVAALGFLMFTSAATGLSVGIAFIRGLTGRRLGNFYVDLVRGITRILLPISVIGAIALLITGVPQTLDQTLDVRTLEGGTQYLARGPVASFEMIKLLGENGGGFFGVNSAHPFENPNGASNLIEMIAMISIPAALIYTYGIFANNIKQAWLLFWMVFVIFVVLVGVTAVGELQGNPLVNNAFGLEQPNLEGKEVRFGWAQTAFWAVMTTATMSGAVNGMHDSLMPQGIFSTLFNLFIQAIWGGQGTGTAYLFIYLILTVFLTGLMAGRTPEFLGRKIEKREIVLASVVLLIHPILILIPSAIALAYPISLSGISNFGYHGISQVVYEYASAAANNGSGLEGLRDNTLWWNLSTIFSLIGGRYIPIIAILLLADGMSRKQKVQETPGTLRTDSLVFTTITAGVTLLLGVLTFFPVLALGPIAEGLKLASGS; translated from the coding sequence ATGGGACAAGGTTTTTTGCAAATTGGCTTAACGCTGTGTATTGTCATAGCAATCACTCCCCTATTAGGAAAATACATAGCGCGTGTCTTCTTGGGAGAAAGAACACTGCTTGATTTTTTAATGAACCCCATAGAGCGAAGTATGTTCGTACTAGCGGGTGTTCGCAGGAAGGATGATATGACGGGTTGGCAGTATATCCGGGCTGTACTGTTTAGCAACATCCTCATGGGTATTTCAGTATATTTATTAATATATTTTCAGAGACTCTTACCCTGGAATCCTAACGGCTTTGGTGCGCCCAGATGGGATGTATTGCTGCACACAACGATTTCATTTGTAACTAATACTGATCAACAACACTATGCTGGTGAGACAACCTTAAGCTATTTTAGCCAGGTAGCAGCTTTAGGCTTTTTGATGTTCACCTCCGCAGCCACTGGTTTATCTGTGGGAATTGCTTTTATTCGCGGCTTGACAGGTAGAAGACTGGGTAACTTTTACGTTGACCTCGTTCGTGGAATTACGCGAATATTGCTGCCGATTTCGGTTATTGGCGCGATCGCTCTGCTCATAACAGGTGTACCACAAACATTAGATCAGACTCTAGATGTGAGAACCTTAGAAGGCGGGACGCAATATCTTGCTAGAGGCCCGGTAGCATCATTTGAAATGATCAAACTTTTGGGCGAAAATGGCGGTGGCTTTTTTGGCGTAAACTCAGCACATCCCTTTGAAAACCCCAATGGCGCTTCTAACTTGATAGAAATGATCGCCATGATTTCGATCCCAGCAGCCTTGATTTATACCTACGGTATATTTGCCAACAACATCAAACAAGCTTGGCTACTTTTTTGGATGGTGTTTGTGATTTTTGTAGTTCTGGTGGGAGTAACAGCCGTGGGAGAACTGCAAGGTAATCCCCTGGTTAATAACGCCTTTGGATTAGAACAACCCAATTTAGAGGGTAAGGAAGTTCGATTTGGCTGGGCACAAACGGCATTTTGGGCAGTGATGACTACTGCTACTATGTCTGGTGCTGTGAACGGGATGCACGATTCTTTGATGCCACAAGGAATATTTTCGACTCTCTTTAACTTATTTATCCAGGCTATCTGGGGTGGTCAAGGAACTGGAACAGCTTACTTATTTATTTACTTAATTCTCACAGTGTTCCTAACTGGACTAATGGCAGGACGCACCCCAGAGTTCTTAGGACGCAAAATTGAAAAGCGAGAAATCGTCCTTGCCAGCGTGGTGCTATTGATTCACCCAATTCTAATTTTAATTCCTAGTGCGATCGCCTTAGCTTATCCCATCTCCTTATCTGGAATTAGCAACTTTGGCTATCACGGTATTTCTCAAGTAGTTTATGAATACGCCTCAGCAGCAGCAAATAATGGCTCCGGCTTAGAGGGGTTAAGGGATAACACCCTGTGGTGGAACTTGAGTACAATATTTAGCTTAATCGGAGGACGCTACATTCCGATAATTGCCATTCTGCTGTTAGCTGACGGTATGTCTCGCAAACAAAAAGTACAAGAAACTCCTGGTACTCTGAGAACTGATTCTTTGGTATTTACTACTATCACGGCTGGAGTGACACTGCTTTTGGGAGTATTGACTTTCTTTCCCGTTCTGGCTTTAGGCCCCATAGCTGAGGGTTTAAAGCTAGCATCTGGCAGTTAG
- a CDS encoding hybrid sensor histidine kinase/response regulator, whose protein sequence is MALYKATSADGTGPTPSENRLRAIIDAEPECIQLIAGDGTLLEINAEGLAMMEVESADVLIGKPINAVIVPEYRAAFADLHKSVCQGNKGTLEFEIVAFKGTRRYVETHAVPLRNEADGTFIHLALMRDITQQKQAEQKIREQGLLLDVSSDAILVRNIHNQILFWNQGAERLYGWKTEEVVGKNVLQLLYKDISSQLEDAYLRVMNTGEWRGELHQLTKEGKVIIVESRWILIRDDNGQPKSILSVNTEITQQKQLEAQLLRSQRLESIGTLAGGIVHDLNNILSPILMSVQLLQKKLPDSQSQQILQTLENNVKRGANLLKQVLSFARGIEGKQTIVQIQPLMAEIEQIIDQTFPKSIICQTDIPKNLWYVRGDATQLHQVLINLVVNARDAMPNGGILRIVAENLVIGEHSAQINIDAKVGSYIAIVVTDTGMGMSSEVQQRIFEPFFTTKEVGKGTGLGLSTALAIIKNHSGFVNVYSQIDRGTQFTVYLPASTFRDTHLLSPELESVAGDG, encoded by the coding sequence GTGGCATTATATAAGGCAACTTCAGCAGACGGAACTGGCCCTACGCCAAGCGAAAACCGTTTACGAGCCATAATAGATGCAGAACCAGAATGTATCCAGTTAATTGCCGGGGATGGAACCCTTTTAGAAATTAATGCAGAAGGGCTGGCAATGATGGAAGTGGAAAGTGCCGATGTATTAATTGGTAAACCAATTAATGCCGTAATTGTACCAGAGTATAGAGCAGCCTTTGCCGACTTGCATAAAAGTGTCTGCCAAGGTAATAAGGGGACTTTAGAGTTTGAAATCGTGGCATTCAAAGGCACTCGTCGCTACGTAGAAACTCATGCTGTACCACTGCGTAACGAAGCTGATGGCACCTTCATCCATTTGGCACTGATGCGAGATATAACCCAGCAAAAACAGGCAGAACAGAAAATCCGTGAACAAGGGTTGCTGCTGGATGTATCAAGTGATGCGATTTTGGTGCGAAATATCCACAACCAAATCTTGTTTTGGAATCAAGGTGCTGAACGATTGTACGGCTGGAAAACTGAAGAAGTTGTGGGTAAGAATGTTTTGCAACTTTTGTATAAAGACATTTCCTCACAGCTAGAAGATGCTTACTTGAGAGTAATGAATACGGGTGAGTGGCGGGGTGAGTTGCATCAACTGACAAAGGAAGGTAAAGTAATTATCGTTGAAAGTCGGTGGATACTGATCCGAGATGATAATGGTCAACCCAAATCCATTTTGAGTGTGAATACCGAGATTACGCAGCAGAAACAACTGGAAGCTCAACTTCTGCGATCGCAACGTTTAGAGAGTATCGGTACGCTAGCTGGCGGTATCGTCCATGACCTGAACAATATACTATCCCCAATTTTAATGTCAGTTCAACTGTTGCAGAAGAAATTGCCCGATTCACAGAGTCAACAAATACTGCAAACTTTAGAAAATAATGTTAAACGTGGCGCTAATCTGCTCAAACAAGTGTTATCTTTTGCACGGGGCATCGAAGGGAAACAGACAATTGTCCAAATTCAGCCATTGATGGCAGAAATTGAGCAAATTATCGATCAAACATTCCCCAAATCCATCATTTGTCAAACAGACATCCCCAAAAATCTGTGGTATGTGCGTGGAGACGCAACGCAACTACATCAGGTGCTGATAAATTTAGTAGTTAATGCCCGTGATGCCATGCCCAATGGTGGCATTTTAAGAATAGTGGCGGAAAATCTAGTGATTGGTGAACATTCTGCCCAAATAAATATTGATGCTAAAGTGGGTTCTTATATTGCGATCGTGGTGACGGATACTGGTATGGGGATGTCTTCAGAAGTCCAGCAACGGATTTTTGAACCATTTTTCACCACCAAAGAAGTAGGAAAAGGTACAGGTTTAGGACTTTCCACAGCGTTGGCTATTATTAAGAATCACAGTGGTTTTGTCAATGTTTATAGTCAGATTGACAGAGGGACTCAATTTACAGTGTATTTGCCTGCCTCAACATTCAGAGACACACATTTGCTGTCTCCAGAACTGGAATCAGTTGCAGGAGATGGCTAA
- a CDS encoding CHASE3 domain-containing protein, translating into MVSSPKLKAIFILVLAIIFTNAVVSYSNTVKLINNQQWVTDSYKVITQLESIKSALKDTETAQRNYLITADADDLQTYIAADQQTNSNIQILSKLTAKNHQKQQWISLLKPKITDRLNILQQEVYLRQNQGLEVVQQLILSYKDKQISKEIQQLIDDSLKAEQNLLQQGMQQSQASSQKAIVTFFIAAIVDLVLVALLYDLLWHYIRQLQQTELALRQAKTVYEP; encoded by the coding sequence ATGGTATCGAGTCCAAAGCTGAAAGCAATATTCATCCTAGTTTTGGCAATTATATTTACTAATGCCGTAGTTTCATATAGCAACACTGTCAAGCTGATTAACAATCAGCAGTGGGTAACAGACTCATATAAAGTGATTACTCAACTCGAAAGTATCAAATCAGCACTCAAAGATACTGAGACTGCACAACGCAATTACCTAATTACAGCAGATGCAGATGATTTACAAACCTATATTGCAGCTGATCAACAAACTAATAGCAATATTCAGATACTTAGCAAATTAACTGCTAAGAACCATCAAAAGCAGCAGTGGATTTCGTTGCTGAAGCCGAAAATTACCGATAGACTCAACATTCTGCAACAAGAAGTTTACCTTAGACAAAACCAGGGATTAGAAGTAGTTCAGCAGCTAATCTTATCTTATAAAGACAAGCAAATCAGTAAAGAAATTCAACAGCTGATTGACGACTCTTTAAAGGCAGAGCAAAACTTATTACAGCAGGGAATGCAGCAGTCACAAGCTAGTTCCCAAAAGGCAATAGTTACGTTTTTTATCGCCGCTATTGTGGATTTGGTGCTGGTGGCGCTGCTGTATGATTTGTTGTGGCATTATATAAGGCAACTTCAGCAGACGGAACTGGCCCTACGCCAAGCGAAAACCGTTTACGAGCCATAA